Sequence from the Microbacterium faecale genome:
ACTCGGCGGCGGCATCGGCGAGCGCGATCGCGAAGTGCGCGTCCGCGGCAACTTCGTCGTATTCCGTGGTCTGCCCGCCATCTATGAGTGCCGCCAGCGCTCGCCACTCCGCGACGTACCCGTCCTCGGGATCCGTGGGGTAGCGAATTTCCCGCCCATCCGCGTCGCGCACGGTGACCGCCGCGCTGCCGCGATGCACGAACGCCGGTGGGAAGTCGATATCGATCTCGTCTCCGTCGGTGAGGATCCGGATCCGCCAGAGAGCGTCGGCGCCGCCGGCCAGCATGACGGCGGTGAGGCTGACGGGTACGCCACTCGCGACGAACCCGACGGAGCACCCGATCGGCGGGGCGGGGCGCGCGAATGCGACGCGCTCGAGGTCCGGGGCGAGGTCGCGCACGAGGGGCAGGTCGTGGATCGCGAGCCCGAGGATCAGCTGGCGCACGATGGCGGCGACCACCGCGGGGTTCCCCCAATCGGGGGCGGGACGCCTGCCCCCAGGCGCCATCGCGGGCAACTCGGTGACGGCCTCGTGGTATCGCCCGTTCGGCGGCAATGCGAGCGTGACCGATATCCCGCGCACGCGCCATTCCCGCTCCAGCATGTAGTGCTTCGCCCGCCCCCACGCGGGGTCGTGCAGGTGATTCGTGCCGACCACGAGCGCCGTGCCGTGCGCGCGGCACGCCTCGATCACTCGATCGACCTCGTCGTGCGTCGTGCCGAGGGGCTTCTCGCAGAGGATCGCGCGCTTGCGTGCGTGCGCTGCGGCGATCGCCTGAGCGGCGTGCAGCTCAGGCGGGCTGCAGATCGCGACGACCTCGACGGCGGGGTCGGCGATC
This genomic interval carries:
- a CDS encoding Gfo/Idh/MocA family protein gives rise to the protein MAAQWGVGMIGAGPGVSALHLPTLARLGESFRVVRVADGGSGRAADLAARTGARATSDAADVIADPAVEVVAICSPPELHAAQAIAAAHARKRAILCEKPLGTTHDEVDRVIEACRAHGTALVVGTNHLHDPAWGRAKHYMLEREWRVRGISVTLALPPNGRYHEAVTELPAMAPGGRRPAPDWGNPAVVAAIVRQLILGLAIHDLPLVRDLAPDLERVAFARPAPPIGCSVGFVASGVPVSLTAVMLAGGADALWRIRILTDGDEIDIDFPPAFVHRGSAAVTVRDADGREIRYPTDPEDGYVAEWRALAALIDGGQTTEYDEVAADAHFAIALADAAAEWIRAEAAS